CACTGCTTATCTAACTGTACCTGAAGATATTTCATGAACCACATGGAATAAAATGTGCTAACTATACAGCTTCATTAGACTTCACAGATTGCTCATATtaaaaaacttcattttttaatataaaatctgTGTGAGTGAAGGACTGAGTTCTGCAGGGTGCTGGATAAGCATAAGTTAGTTCAGAGAGCGTTTGGACAACAAATGAGAAGCAGCAACACGTGGGCATTGAGCTGTTCTTTGCCAGCCATCAGAGCAGCCTGCACTCTCCTTGTCAGTGGTAGCACATCACAAACAGCAgtttgttataaggatgtctGTGCTATTAAATGTGCTGTCATTAGTTTTGAATCAGCTCACTCGCCCTTTAATTTGTGAATGAATCTCTTCTAATGCAAGCGAACGTCACAGCTGTGGGTGTGCAGGTATTGTTGAGCCGCATCATAAATAGCCTGGATGCAGTAATCTTAGGTAATGATCTCAGCCCAGGACAGCTTTGTTTTAGACTGGTGCTGCACTCCAGGTGTGGCTGCTGAACTGCGTAAATATTATTTGTACAAAATACTTTCCTTTATGTGGCTCTTGAGCACCGAGTTCATTATTTAGGACCGCATGTTGATTTGGAACCTTAATCTAAATTGGAAAGTTCTTGGCAAGCGCTTTGCttaattctttatttcatttcaggctGAAATTGTTAGCTTTattcccttcccccttctcttttttcctcccgTTTCTTTTAAGTAATGCATTTAATAGCACAGTGAATAGAGCTCGCATGCTGATCACTCCATGAGTGGTACTCCTGTTTACAATTTTAAGACTTCTTTGAACCTGGCTGCCTCTGACACAGCAGCATTAGTAGCATTACCATCATTACAAGATGAAAGCTGAAAGCTTTTAAGCTTAACAAAATAGAGTGGTAAAATAACAACCTTTGTCCTGGGTTCCGTAGTGTgcttttacttcatttttcttctcctggatTTTATTGTTAGCGTGCTGTggtgagcagcactgccttTGTTCTTCTTCTAACAACACCGCTGCCTGCTGCACACTGTAAGTCTTTGTGGATCAATGAACAGTGCTGTGGGCCAGCAAAAATCTGTTGAGTTTGTATCCTGGCATAGTGAACTTGTTTTTGAAGTACACTATTGCAGTCAACTTTTCAGCCTATTCCTGAGCGTTGGTCAAGTGCGTTACTACGCTGAACGACTTTGATTTTCCCCAGTACTTACTTGGGATCGTGTGTTTATAAGGCGCTATGGGGTTGGATGcagtttttctgctgcttgctgtgttttgctgacTTCTATCTGTTAAACCTTCATGCACTCTTGAAGCCCTCACTCCTAAGTGGGTGGACTCGGCCGCTGAGGTCTCCTGCACGCCCAGCAGCCGAAGCAGCCCATCTCCCCCACCTCACAGCTGCACAAACGACCCTAATTTTAAGGGCTTATTTGCTGATGTAAATTACCACTTAAATAGTGATGAGTCACGGAAGCGGACGTATGTATAGCATTAAAATAGATACCGATGTTTTTAAGGTTCGTGGTAATGGCGGAACCGCTGAGAAGTCTATCGGGATAACGCAGGCTTTAAAACCGGTTGGCTTTTCTTGCCTTATCCGAGCTCCGGATAAGGCCGGGGCTCGGCCTTATCCAGCGGCGCCCCCTGGCGCTCGGTGACGGCTGTTTTTTTGTCCCTTAGGGCGCACCGGGCGCTACACCCTGATCGAGAAGTGGCGAGACACCGAGCGGCACCTGGCACCGCACGAGAACCCCATCGTGTCGCTCAACAAGTGGGGGCAATACGCCAGCGACGTGCAGCTCATCCTGCGCCGAACCGGGCCTTCCCTGAGCGAGCGACCCACCTCGGACAGCGTGGCTCGCATCCCCGAGAGGACGTTGTACCGGCAGAGCCTGCCGCCACTGGCCAAGCTGCGGCCACAGAATGACAAGGCCATGAAGAGGAGGGAACCCAAGAGGAAGTCCCTGACCTTCACCGGAGGGGCCAAAGGGCTGATGGACATCTTTGGGAAAAGTAAGGAGTCCGAGTTCAAGCAGAAGGTGCTCAACAACTGCAAAACCACGGCGGACGAGCTGAAGAAACTGATTCACCTCCAGACGGAGAAACTGCAGTGCATTGAGAAGCAGCTGGAGTCCAACGAGGCCGAGATCCGGTACTGGGAGCAGAAGTACAATGCCAGCCTGGAGGAGGAGATCCTCAAGCTGGAGCAGAAGATCAAGAGAAACGAAGTGGAGATCGAAGAGGAGGAGTTCTGGGAAAACGAGCTGCAGATCGAGCAGGagaatgagaagcagctgaaggagcagctgcaggagatgagGCAGCGCATCCTGGAGTGCGAGGGCAAGCTGAAGGACTACATGTCCCAGATCCACAACATGGAGAGCGGCCTCGAGGCAGAGAAGTTGCACCGGGAGGTGCAGGAATCCCAAGTCAACGAGGAAGAGGTCAAAGAAAAGATCGAGA
The Coturnix japonica isolate 7356 chromosome 1, Coturnix japonica 2.1, whole genome shotgun sequence DNA segment above includes these coding regions:
- the RASSF8 gene encoding ras association domain-containing protein 8; its protein translation is MELKVWVDGVQRIVCGVTEVTTCQEVVIALAQAIGRTGRYTLIEKWRDTERHLAPHENPIVSLNKWGQYASDVQLILRRTGPSLSERPTSDSVARIPERTLYRQSLPPLAKLRPQNDKAMKRREPKRKSLTFTGGAKGLMDIFGKSKESEFKQKVLNNCKTTADELKKLIHLQTEKLQCIEKQLESNEAEIRYWEQKYNASLEEEILKLEQKIKRNEVEIEEEEFWENELQIEQENEKQLKEQLQEMRQRILECEGKLKDYMSQIHNMESGLEAEKLHREVQESQVNEEEVKEKIEKVKGEIDIQGQQSLRLENGIKAVERSLGQATKRLQDREQELEQLTKELRQVNLQQFIQQTGTKVTVLPADPVEVEAPPVELEREPTFQSGSLKRPASSRQLPSNLRILQNPLSSGFNPEGIYV